The proteins below are encoded in one region of Prevotella melaninogenica ATCC 25845:
- a CDS encoding glycoside hydrolase family 16 protein, giving the protein MSQKKNNKRLLAVLTMALFSIISFAQGVKLADGVEPLPADAKTPGSEYTLVFHDEFNEPDGTLPNTKVWRYCTRRPKVTWARFLSNSPEVAFMKDGNLVLRAIPNSDRSKDDVEMLSGGIETSQSFTFRFGRVECRAMINPFVGNFPAIWMMPKSKFGWPKGGEIDIFEQIDNEQRCYATVHSAWTKSHGNEPHSGNLWMPMNRYHTYAVEWEEDVLTFFADGKRVFQYKKQNDSQEQWPFDKSNFYLILNQSVGNGSWAKKADVNHTYEMRVDWIRVYQKEKHIPTSISVPMTKIQESAESDDIYSLQGAKMGTHESELPKGIYVLNGKKFVK; this is encoded by the coding sequence ATGTCACAAAAGAAGAACAACAAGAGATTGCTTGCAGTGCTTACAATGGCATTGTTTTCCATAATATCCTTTGCACAGGGAGTCAAGTTGGCTGATGGTGTTGAGCCATTGCCAGCGGATGCAAAAACTCCGGGCTCAGAATATACACTTGTCTTCCATGATGAGTTTAATGAGCCAGATGGCACCTTGCCTAATACAAAGGTGTGGAGATACTGTACGCGCCGTCCGAAAGTGACATGGGCACGCTTCTTGAGCAACTCTCCTGAGGTCGCTTTTATGAAGGATGGTAATCTCGTTCTGCGTGCTATTCCTAATTCTGATAGGTCAAAAGATGATGTGGAAATGCTTTCAGGCGGTATCGAAACCAGTCAGAGCTTCACCTTTCGCTTTGGTCGTGTAGAGTGTCGGGCTATGATTAATCCTTTTGTAGGTAATTTCCCTGCTATCTGGATGATGCCAAAGTCAAAGTTTGGATGGCCGAAAGGCGGTGAGATTGATATCTTTGAGCAGATTGATAATGAGCAGCGTTGTTATGCAACCGTACACTCTGCATGGACAAAAAGTCATGGAAATGAGCCACACTCTGGCAATCTTTGGATGCCAATGAATCGTTATCACACCTATGCAGTAGAGTGGGAAGAGGACGTGTTGACCTTCTTTGCTGATGGTAAGCGCGTGTTCCAATATAAGAAACAGAATGATAGTCAGGAGCAATGGCCGTTTGATAAGTCTAATTTCTACCTGATTCTCAATCAGTCAGTGGGCAATGGTTCATGGGCGAAAAAGGCAGATGTCAACCATACCTACGAGATGCGCGTCGATTGGATACGTGTCTATCAAAAGGAGAAGCATATCCCTACGAGTATCAGTGTTCCAATGACAAAGATACAGGAAAGCGCAGAAAGCGATGATATTTATTCGTTGCAGGGGGCTAAGATGGGGACTCATGAGAGCGAATTGCCAAAGGGAATCTATGTTCTTAATGGTAAGAAGTTTGTTAAATAA
- a CDS encoding polysaccharide deacetylase family protein produces the protein MILLSFDTEEFDVPREHGVDFSLEEGMKVSIEGTNRILDILKANNVCATFFCTGNFAELAPEVMERIKNEGHEVACHGVDHWQPKPEDVFRSKEIIERVTGVKVAGYRQPRMFPVSDEDIEKAGYLYNSSLNPAFIPGRYMHLTTPRTWFMQGKVMQIPASVSPHLRIPLFWLSMHNFPEWFYLRLVRQVLRHDGYFVTYFHPWEFYDLKSHPEFKMPFIIKNHSGHELEQRLDRFIKAMKADKQEFITYVDFAKRQKK, from the coding sequence ATGATATTACTAAGCTTCGATACGGAAGAGTTTGATGTACCACGCGAACATGGGGTAGACTTCTCCCTTGAAGAGGGCATGAAGGTATCCATTGAGGGTACAAATCGCATCCTCGACATACTGAAGGCGAATAACGTCTGCGCTACCTTCTTCTGCACTGGCAACTTTGCAGAACTGGCACCAGAGGTCATGGAGCGTATTAAGAACGAAGGGCACGAGGTGGCTTGTCATGGTGTTGACCACTGGCAACCCAAGCCAGAGGATGTTTTTCGTTCTAAAGAAATCATCGAACGTGTAACAGGTGTGAAGGTTGCGGGCTATCGTCAGCCACGTATGTTCCCTGTATCGGATGAGGATATAGAGAAGGCTGGCTACCTTTATAACTCTTCTTTGAACCCTGCTTTTATACCGGGTCGATACATGCACCTCACTACTCCACGCACATGGTTTATGCAAGGGAAGGTCATGCAGATACCTGCCAGCGTTAGCCCTCACCTACGTATTCCACTCTTTTGGCTGTCTATGCACAACTTCCCAGAGTGGTTCTATCTTCGTTTAGTTCGACAGGTATTGCGCCACGATGGCTATTTCGTGACCTATTTCCACCCATGGGAGTTCTATGACCTCAAGTCACATCCAGAGTTCAAGATGCCTTTTATCATCAAGAATCATAGTGGACACGAATTAGAACAGCGACTCGACCGCTTTATCAAGGCAATGAAGGCAGACAAGCAGGAGTTTATTACCTACGTTGACTTTGCCAAGCGCCAGAAGAAATAA
- a CDS encoding glycosyltransferase family 2 protein, whose amino-acid sequence MVKLATVSPCYNEEEVLEQSAAQLMELFDELISQGRISDDSMIVFVNDGSRDRTWEIIQQLHSQHPRIKGINLAHNVGHQNAIMAGMMTAKDWADAVITLDADLQDDYKKCIPQMIDAFEDGNEIVYGVKVSRKADPILKRMSAQAFYHLQEKMGVNSIFNHADFRLMSRQSLEILSGYKERNLYLRGLIPSIGLKSTTVDDRISERKAGTSKYTLRKMLSLALDGITSFSVKPIYYVIYLGIAFLFVTLCIGIYVIHAFVNHTEVAGWASLILSIWLVGAMLMISIGAVGVYIAKIYEEVKQRPLYNISQILD is encoded by the coding sequence ATGGTAAAACTTGCAACGGTCTCTCCGTGTTACAACGAGGAAGAGGTTTTAGAACAGTCAGCAGCACAGCTCATGGAGCTATTCGACGAACTCATCAGTCAGGGAAGGATTTCTGATGACTCGATGATTGTGTTTGTCAATGACGGAAGCCGTGACCGAACATGGGAGATTATCCAACAGCTCCACAGCCAGCATCCACGTATAAAGGGTATCAACCTCGCTCATAACGTGGGGCATCAGAATGCTATCATGGCTGGTATGATGACGGCAAAAGACTGGGCCGATGCTGTTATCACACTCGATGCCGACCTGCAAGATGACTATAAGAAATGTATTCCACAGATGATTGATGCCTTTGAAGACGGCAATGAGATTGTCTATGGGGTGAAGGTTTCACGCAAAGCCGACCCAATCTTGAAGCGTATGTCTGCACAGGCATTCTATCATCTACAAGAGAAGATGGGCGTGAACAGTATCTTTAACCATGCTGACTTCCGTCTGATGAGCCGTCAGTCCTTAGAGATACTCTCTGGATATAAGGAACGTAACCTCTATCTGCGTGGTCTCATCCCTTCTATCGGACTCAAGTCTACAACTGTTGACGACCGCATCAGTGAACGTAAAGCAGGTACTTCTAAATACACTTTGCGCAAGATGCTTAGCTTGGCATTAGATGGTATCACATCATTCTCCGTAAAACCAATCTACTATGTCATCTATCTTGGTATCGCCTTCTTGTTCGTCACCTTGTGCATAGGTATCTACGTCATCCACGCTTTCGTCAATCATACGGAGGTAGCAGGCTGGGCTTCACTCATTCTTAGTATTTGGCTCGTGGGTGCTATGCTGATGATTTCAATCGGTGCAGTGGGAGTTTATATTGCCAAAATATATGAAGAGGTAAAGCAGCGTCCACTTTATAACATCAGTCAAATACTCGATTAA
- a CDS encoding GtrA family protein: MAIRIKELWQRWRKDFWRLFRFGITGTICSLIHYGTYCLFLLFTNTTIAYTAGYGVGLLCNYGLTTYFTFKGKPSKNNVAGFVGSHILNYLLEIGLLHLFLWLGISKWLSPILVMVIVVPINFVLLRLVFVKGRKGDG, from the coding sequence ATGGCGATACGCATTAAAGAGCTTTGGCAACGCTGGCGAAAAGACTTCTGGCGACTCTTCCGTTTTGGTATAACGGGCACTATATGTTCGCTTATCCATTATGGAACCTATTGTCTCTTTCTACTCTTTACGAATACAACCATAGCTTATACAGCTGGTTACGGAGTGGGACTTCTTTGTAACTACGGACTTACAACTTACTTTACTTTTAAAGGAAAACCGTCAAAAAATAATGTTGCAGGCTTCGTTGGTAGCCACATACTCAACTATCTTTTAGAAATAGGATTGCTCCATCTCTTCCTTTGGTTAGGTATCAGCAAATGGCTGTCGCCTATCCTTGTGATGGTGATAGTTGTTCCTATCAACTTCGTTTTACTGCGTCTTGTGTTTGTAAAAGGGAGAAAGGGTGATGGGTGA
- a CDS encoding glycosyltransferase family 4 protein, with the protein MNKKIIGYDAKRIVRNGTGLGSYGRTLINDLAPLMPNTNLRLYAPDAGRDDLRNQVELRDNVQFCYPDHLRFRLQRDWWRVKGVVKDLKADGVELYHGLSGELPSGLAAAGIPGVVTIHDLIFLRHPEFYPAIDVFFYKRKFYQTLREASRIIAISECTKRDILYYGDFPEDKIDLVYQSCSTHFNQSVSPSLIEEARRKYQLPQRYILNVGTVEVRKNILLGIRTMAKLPSDLHLVIVGRQTKYQKKLDAEIKRLGIGERIHFLQGVPNDLLAAIYNQAEAFIYPSRYEGFGIPIIEAIQSGLPVVAAMGSCLEEAGGPDCLYVGPDDVDGNAAAILSAIEHRKEMVSKSQRYVKRFENQDVASQILEVYNKI; encoded by the coding sequence ATGAATAAGAAGATAATAGGTTATGATGCTAAGCGAATTGTAAGAAACGGTACCGGATTAGGTAGCTATGGGCGCACACTCATCAACGACCTTGCCCCGTTGATGCCTAACACAAACTTACGACTCTATGCTCCTGATGCTGGACGTGACGACCTTCGCAATCAGGTGGAACTGCGAGATAACGTGCAGTTCTGCTATCCCGACCACCTTCGTTTCCGTCTGCAGCGTGACTGGTGGCGTGTGAAAGGGGTGGTAAAAGACCTAAAAGCAGATGGAGTAGAACTTTATCACGGTCTTTCGGGTGAACTGCCTTCAGGTTTGGCAGCAGCCGGCATCCCCGGTGTTGTTACTATTCATGACCTTATCTTCCTACGTCATCCGGAGTTCTATCCCGCTATTGACGTTTTCTTCTATAAGCGGAAGTTCTATCAGACACTACGTGAGGCAAGCCGTATCATTGCGATTAGCGAATGTACGAAGCGTGACATCTTATATTATGGTGACTTTCCAGAGGACAAGATAGACCTTGTTTATCAAAGCTGTAGCACTCACTTTAATCAGTCGGTAAGTCCTTCACTGATAGAGGAAGCCCGCCGTAAGTATCAACTCCCACAGCGTTATATATTAAATGTAGGAACGGTAGAAGTGCGAAAGAATATTCTTTTGGGTATTCGTACTATGGCAAAGCTACCTTCCGACTTACATCTTGTCATCGTAGGACGACAGACCAAGTATCAGAAAAAGCTCGATGCAGAAATCAAACGTTTAGGAATTGGCGAGCGAATCCATTTCCTTCAAGGTGTACCTAACGACCTTCTCGCAGCTATTTATAATCAGGCTGAGGCTTTTATCTATCCTTCACGTTATGAAGGATTTGGTATTCCAATCATCGAAGCCATACAAAGCGGATTGCCAGTCGTAGCTGCTATGGGTAGTTGTTTGGAAGAAGCGGGTGGTCCTGATTGCCTTTATGTAGGTCCAGACGATGTCGACGGCAATGCTGCTGCAATCCTTTCAGCGATAGAGCATCGTAAGGAAATGGTCAGCAAGAGCCAACGCTACGTAAAACGATTCGAAAATCAAGATGTAGCCTCTCAGATTCTTGAGGTGTATAATAAGATATAA
- a CDS encoding glycosyltransferase family 87 protein, which translates to MKDRIKQLLHHPLLSNRWFLMGLWFIIALAGMLKYNRSFNNFLIFRGVYWHTVNQTSLYTAYPAEYWDVNHYGPVFSLVIAPFALLPLWAGMLLWLVFLTAWLYLAIVRSGLREQQKIFILWFCGITLPTALFMQQFNIAVAAMILSSFFLIEKEKDGWAAFFIVLGTLVKLYGIVGLAFFLFSRHKLRLLMWLTIWSVVLFCAPMLISSPSYVIGQYHEWFTCLVEKNAENLGSIQQNISLLGLVRRTTGCMNYSDLWLILPGMALFALPYLRFSQYKNLAFRETILASVLLFVILFSTGSEASGYVIALLGVCIWYTAAPWKRGKWAIALMVFVFLLSGMGSSDIFPKFIREAYIKQYALRALPISILWLWLCYELCTKDYTPIEKADAHE; encoded by the coding sequence ATGAAAGATAGAATAAAGCAACTCTTACACCATCCTTTACTCTCTAACCGATGGTTCCTTATGGGCTTATGGTTTATCATTGCCCTCGCAGGAATGCTGAAGTACAATCGAAGTTTCAATAACTTCCTTATCTTCCGTGGTGTTTACTGGCACACAGTGAATCAAACTTCACTCTATACAGCCTATCCTGCGGAATATTGGGATGTGAATCATTATGGTCCGGTGTTCTCACTTGTCATCGCACCTTTTGCCCTTCTGCCTCTTTGGGCGGGTATGTTGCTATGGTTAGTGTTCCTAACAGCATGGCTATATTTAGCTATTGTCCGTTCAGGACTACGTGAACAACAGAAGATTTTCATACTTTGGTTCTGTGGAATAACGCTTCCTACCGCACTTTTTATGCAGCAGTTCAATATTGCTGTGGCTGCAATGATTCTCTCTTCTTTCTTTCTTATTGAGAAAGAAAAGGACGGTTGGGCTGCATTCTTCATCGTTTTAGGTACGTTGGTGAAACTGTATGGTATCGTAGGGTTGGCTTTCTTCCTATTCTCTCGGCACAAGTTGAGATTGTTGATGTGGCTTACAATATGGTCAGTTGTACTCTTCTGTGCGCCAATGCTTATTAGTTCGCCATCTTATGTCATAGGACAATACCACGAATGGTTCACTTGTTTAGTGGAAAAGAATGCAGAGAACCTCGGTTCTATTCAGCAGAATATCTCCCTTTTAGGACTTGTTCGTCGTACAACTGGCTGTATGAACTATTCTGACCTATGGCTGATTCTGCCCGGAATGGCACTCTTTGCCCTTCCTTACCTGCGTTTCTCACAGTATAAGAACCTTGCCTTCCGTGAGACGATACTTGCCTCTGTACTCTTGTTTGTCATACTTTTCAGTACAGGTAGTGAGGCCAGCGGATACGTGATAGCCTTGTTAGGCGTTTGTATATGGTACACCGCTGCTCCTTGGAAGCGTGGAAAGTGGGCGATAGCATTGATGGTATTTGTCTTCCTACTCTCTGGTATGGGTAGCAGCGACATCTTCCCGAAGTTCATCCGAGAAGCATATATCAAGCAATATGCCCTCCGTGCGTTGCCAATCAGTATTCTCTGGCTGTGGCTTTGTTATGAGTTATGCACAAAGGATTATACCCCAATAGAAAAGGCCGATGCTCATGAATAA
- a CDS encoding glycosyltransferase family 32 protein, with protein MNNHIAMIPKVIHYCWLSNDPYPDKIQKCMDTWRKVLPDYEIKLWNTENFDMSKAPVYVREAFEQRKWAFAADYIRMYALYTEGGIYLDSDVKVLKSFDEFLNYKFFTSLEYHPKQIEMTGAMDMIDKEGNRIKDDFVSGIQIQAAVMGSEAGCQFVKDVLDDYEKREFIYPEGSNGKGVISPFVYARVMEKYGFKYLDKDQPLEDNMMVFRSEIFAGNKYEATPASYAIHYCAHSWKRTPMEKLNRWLKRNIPCLFPKK; from the coding sequence ATTAATAACCATATAGCTATGATACCCAAAGTCATTCATTACTGCTGGCTCAGCAACGACCCATATCCTGATAAAATACAGAAGTGTATGGACACTTGGAGGAAGGTGTTGCCCGACTATGAGATAAAATTATGGAACACTGAGAACTTCGATATGTCAAAGGCTCCAGTCTATGTGCGCGAAGCTTTCGAGCAACGTAAGTGGGCTTTTGCTGCAGATTATATCCGTATGTATGCGCTATATACCGAAGGTGGTATTTATCTTGACTCTGATGTAAAGGTGTTGAAGTCATTTGATGAATTCCTTAACTATAAGTTCTTCACTTCATTAGAGTATCATCCAAAGCAGATAGAGATGACCGGTGCGATGGATATGATTGATAAAGAAGGTAATCGTATCAAGGATGATTTCGTCTCAGGAATACAGATTCAGGCGGCAGTGATGGGTTCTGAGGCTGGCTGTCAGTTTGTTAAAGACGTCTTAGACGACTATGAGAAGCGTGAGTTTATTTATCCAGAAGGCTCTAATGGTAAGGGAGTTATCTCTCCATTTGTCTATGCAAGGGTAATGGAAAAGTATGGTTTTAAATACTTGGATAAAGATCAACCACTCGAAGACAATATGATGGTATTCCGTTCGGAAATCTTTGCAGGCAACAAGTATGAGGCAACACCAGCTTCATACGCCATACACTATTGTGCTCATAGTTGGAAACGAACCCCGATGGAGAAGTTAAACCGATGGTTGAAAAGGAATATCCCTTGTCTGTTTCCTAAGAAATAA
- a CDS encoding glycosyltransferase family 2 protein, whose protein sequence is MFELFITMIEKPLVTVITVCYNAVSLIEKTIRSVLAQQYEHIEYVVVDGGSTDGTIEIIRKYEAHISHWITEQDEGIYDAMNKGVAMATGEWCIFLNAGDTFAADDVLNRIFQVPREADVIYGDVVKNGTVKAAEPPHNSHRMYFCHQSCLTRTACLRTFPYDTSHRMSADFKLYKLLWKKHYRFLQLPFAIANFDTTGVSNTNRSRGLYDNIRIIRELDGCLEQIRLLPRLYFVYFLCKLKNQ, encoded by the coding sequence GTGTTTGAATTATTCATTACTATGATAGAAAAGCCTTTAGTTACGGTCATTACCGTTTGTTATAACGCTGTATCACTGATAGAGAAGACTATCCGTAGCGTTTTGGCACAGCAGTATGAGCACATTGAATACGTTGTTGTTGATGGCGGTTCTACCGATGGTACGATAGAGATAATTCGTAAGTATGAAGCTCATATCAGTCATTGGATAACGGAACAAGACGAGGGTATCTATGATGCAATGAACAAAGGAGTTGCAATGGCTACAGGAGAGTGGTGCATCTTTCTCAATGCTGGTGACACATTTGCTGCTGATGACGTTTTGAATCGGATTTTTCAAGTTCCGCGTGAGGCTGATGTTATTTATGGTGATGTCGTAAAGAATGGAACTGTTAAGGCTGCAGAGCCACCGCATAATAGTCATAGAATGTACTTTTGTCATCAAAGTTGTCTGACACGTACAGCCTGTCTTCGAACTTTCCCATACGATACAAGTCATCGAATGTCAGCAGACTTCAAGTTGTATAAGTTGCTTTGGAAAAAGCATTATCGCTTTCTTCAACTGCCTTTTGCTATTGCCAACTTTGATACAACGGGTGTTTCCAACACGAACCGATCACGAGGACTATATGACAACATACGAATTATCAGAGAATTAGACGGATGTTTAGAGCAGATTCGACTTCTACCACGTCTTTATTTCGTCTATTTCCTCTGTAAATTAAAGAATCAATAA
- a CDS encoding glycosyltransferase family 2 protein encodes MEKKEISVVINTYNAEKFLQRVLDSVKDFDEVVICDMESTDHTVEIAQRAGCKVVTFPKGNHTCVEPARNFAIQSAKSPWVLVVDADELVTPELRSYLYQHIDKPNCAKGLYIPRQNRFMNTPKKGFSKDYQLRFFICEGTVWPPYIHSIPQVQGSVEHINNHLYNVQLIHLAENYLADMLEKCNRYTTNEVLKKQGKNYGVGALLFRPFWRFFKSYFMNGEIRNGVTGFIDSVMTGFYQFMIVAKVIEARIKKQSEDEQK; translated from the coding sequence ATGGAAAAAAAAGAGATATCAGTTGTTATCAACACCTACAATGCTGAGAAATTCCTGCAGCGTGTACTCGACTCCGTTAAGGACTTCGATGAGGTTGTTATCTGCGATATGGAGAGTACTGACCATACCGTGGAGATTGCTCAACGTGCCGGATGTAAGGTTGTTACTTTCCCAAAAGGTAATCATACCTGTGTCGAACCAGCCCGAAACTTTGCCATACAAAGTGCTAAAAGCCCGTGGGTACTCGTCGTTGATGCTGACGAATTGGTGACACCAGAACTGAGATCTTATCTCTATCAGCACATCGACAAGCCTAACTGTGCGAAAGGTCTTTATATTCCAAGGCAGAACCGATTTATGAATACCCCTAAGAAAGGATTTTCAAAGGATTACCAACTACGCTTCTTTATCTGCGAAGGAACTGTATGGCCTCCATACATACACTCCATTCCACAAGTGCAGGGATCTGTTGAACACATCAATAACCATCTTTACAACGTACAATTAATTCACTTAGCGGAGAACTATTTAGCTGATATGTTAGAGAAATGCAACCGCTATACCACTAACGAAGTCCTCAAAAAACAGGGCAAGAACTATGGAGTTGGTGCATTACTCTTCCGTCCTTTCTGGCGTTTCTTCAAATCCTACTTTATGAATGGAGAAATAAGAAACGGTGTTACAGGTTTTATTGATAGTGTTATGACAGGCTTCTACCAGTTTATGATTGTTGCGAAAGTAATAGAGGCAAGGATAAAGAAACAGAGTGAAGACGAACAGAAATAA